TAATTTTTGTTGTTGTTTAGTAAAGCAGGAAAGATAGTTTGCTTAACTTAACTTTACTTGCGGCTGTTGTGGAATCTACCGTCCCCCGCACACCGAATTGGACTCCGGCTGTGGGACTTGTGATGATTTTATGCAACTTACTGGCGATCGCGATCGGTCGCTTCGCCATCCAAAACCCTGGTAGCGGCCCAGATCTTCCCGTTGGTAAACCAGCGCTGTTCAGGAATTTTACAATACCGGAATTGCTTGCTACAGCAAGTTTCGGCCACATATTGGGTGCCGGGGTCATTCTGGGACTGACCAACGCGGGTATCCTTTGAAAAGAAATCGTTCCAGAACCTCAGCTGTGCGATGGGTAGCTGAGTGGGAAAATGAAAATGTCAGTTTTTCGATTAAGGAGAAAAATCTTGATTAACTCGATGATACTTGCTGCCGCACAGTCTACCGTTCCCGCAACACCAGCCTGGTCTCTGAGTATTGGCTTGGTGATGATTATTTGTAACATCCTTGGTATTGCGATCGCCCGCTACGCTACCCAGGATCGGGGAAGTCAACCCTCTTTAGGACCGATTGGTATTCCTCAGTTAGTTGCGGGTACTAGCTTTGGTCATATCCTGGGAGCAGGAGTGATCTTGGGATTGACCAACGTTGGAGCTCTCTAAATTTTGGCTCTGACCCTAAACCGTCGATCGTAACTAACTGCTGCATTAATCAGGCGCTGTCCTAATTCTGGGTGACAACCATTTGGGGCAGCGTCAGCATCGCA
This genomic window from Aerosakkonema funiforme FACHB-1375 contains:
- the psaK gene encoding photosystem I reaction center subunit PsaK, whose translation is MINSMILAAAQSTVPATPAWSLSIGLVMIICNILGIAIARYATQDRGSQPSLGPIGIPQLVAGTSFGHILGAGVILGLTNVGAL
- the psaK gene encoding photosystem I reaction center subunit PsaK, with protein sequence MLNLTLLAAVVESTVPRTPNWTPAVGLVMILCNLLAIAIGRFAIQNPGSGPDLPVGKPALFRNFTIPELLATASFGHILGAGVILGLTNAGIL